The following are encoded together in the Juglans microcarpa x Juglans regia isolate MS1-56 chromosome 2D, Jm3101_v1.0, whole genome shotgun sequence genome:
- the LOC121250799 gene encoding peroxidase 3 — protein MGGIRYFAIIIIGVLGFLGSTQAQLQLGFYSKSCPRAEKIIQDFVNKHIHNAPSLAAALIRMHFHDCFVRGCDGSVLLNSTSSNQAEKEGGPNLTLRGFDFIDRVKSLLEAECPGIVSCADTIALVARDSVVAIGGPSWTVPTGRRDGTISLSSEAQSNIPPPTSNFTNLQRLFGNQGLDLKDLVLLSGAHTIGVSHCSSISNRLYNFTGVGDQDPALDSEYAANLKARKCTNPNDNTTIIEMDPGSHRTFDLSYYTLLLKRRGLFESDAALTSNATTKSYITQLLQGRLDNFYAEFAKSMEKMGRVDVKTGSVGEIRKNCAVINS, from the exons ATGGGAGGGATACGTTATTTTGCGATTATAATCATAGGCGTTTTAGGATTTTTGGGTTCTACACAAGCTCAACTGCAGTTGGGTTTTTACTCTAAGAGCTGCCCAAGAGCCGAGAAGATTATCCAAGATTTTGTTAACAAGCATATCCATAATGCTCCATCATTGGCTGCTGCCCTCATAAGAATGCACTTCCACGACTGCTTTGTCAGG GGCTGTGATGGATCCGTGCTTCTGAACTCAACGTCGAGCAACCAAGCTGAAAAGGAAGGTGGTCCAAATCTAACACTCAGAGGTTTTGACTTCATCGACAGAGTAAAGAGCCTTCTTGAAGCTGAATGTCCTGGCATAGTCTCTTGTGCAGATACAATTGCTTTGGTTGCAAGAGATTCTGTCGTGGCCATA GGAGGACCATCTTGGACAGTTCCAACTGGTCGAAGAGACGGGACAATCTCTTTGTCATCAGAAGCACAGAGCAACATCCCACCTCCAACTAGCAACTTCACAAACCTCCAAAGACTATTTGGAAACCAGGGTCTTGATTTGAAAGATTTGGTCTTGCTCTCTG GTGCTCACACCATTGGCGTCTCTCATTGTTCATCCATCTCTAACCGACTGTATAATTTCACCGGGGTGGGCGATCAGGACCCTGCTCTGGACAGTGAATATGCTGCAAATCTCAAGGCAAGGAAGTGCACAAATCCTAATGATAATACCACAATTATTGAGATGGACCCTGGAAGCCACAGGACTTTTGACCTTAGCTACTACACTCTCCTGCTAAAGAGAAGGGGCCTATTCGAATCGGATGCTGCTTTAACTTCCAACGCTACTACAAAGTCTTACATCACCCAACTGCTTCAAGGACGGCTTGACAATTTCTACGCTGAATTTGCCAAGTCCATGGAGAAAATGGGTCGGGTCGACGTTAAGACTGGGAGTGTCGGTGAGATTAGAAAGAACTGTGCAGTGATTAATAGTTAA
- the LOC121249318 gene encoding receptor-like protein kinase FERONIA — MTTTVAGDSPYTYTPVEHILLNCGSSDNSTASEARIWIGDVNSNYLTHSQSQIQSSLTASAVKQALTVPRVPFTDARLSLARSPTHSPSLRAKNSNFNASLNADADSGPTISREYCVNIEEDQRLNITFTPSPNVSNSYAFINGIEVLSMPTNLYFTPVDDPGILSIGRQNLYRVVNSTSLEMVYRLNVGGRTISPANDTGMFREWQHDSSYLKEYGRMSFLPFNDTIKLKNTVIPPYTAPEDLFRTARTMGYNSTLNLSYNLTWQFPVDSGFDYLIRLYFCEFQPEIIQTSDRSRRILWSGGKGVPVYKDYAISMREGTEKKVNLYVAIGTEPRRWKTSYQDAILNGVEIFKISDFNGNLAVNPAPLPPDPPTIPPPGQSQNSKGNRTKIISVATDGVAGFIVLSC, encoded by the exons ATGACCACCACCGTCGCCGGTGACTCCCCTTATACTTACACACCGGTCGAACACATTCTCCTCAACTGTGGCTCCTCTGACAATTCTACAGCATCAGAAGCTCGGATCTGGATTGGAGACGTgaattcaaattatctcactcACTCACAATCACAAATTCAGTCATCTCTTACCGCTAGCGCTGTTAAACAAGCGCTGACTGTCCCCCGAGTGCCTTTTACCGATGCACGGCTATCTCTAGCCCGTTCACCTACTCATTCCCCGTCACTGCGGGCCAAAAATTC CAACTTCAACGCTTCACTTAACGCAGATGCCGATTCTGGACCTACCATATCCAGAGAATACTGTGTCAATATCGAAGAAGATCAGAGGTTGAACATAACCTTCACTCCATCTCCGAACGTTTCTAATTCCTATGCTTTTATCAACGGGATTGAAGTCTTGTCGATGCCTACTAATCTCTATTTCACTCCTGTTGATGATCCAGGGATACTTTCGATCGGCCGGCAGAACCTGTACCGCGTCGTTAACAGCACTTCTCTCGAGATGGTATACAGATTAAACGTTGGAGGGCGAACCATCTCACCCGCTAATGACACCGGAATGTTCCGGGAATGGCAACACGACTCCAGTTACTTAAAAGAATATGGAAGAATGTCATTCCTACCTTTCAACGATACTATCAAACTGAAGAACACCGTCATACCCCCGTACACTGCTCCAGAAGATCTCTTTCGCACTGCCCGAACTATGGGGTATAACTCAACTCTGAACCTGAGCTACAATCTTACCTGGCAATTCCCCGTAGATTCTGGGTTTGATTACCTCATTAGGCTGTACTTCTGCGAGTTTCAACCCGAAATTATTCAAACGTCAGACAGAAG CCGACGTATTTTGTGGAGTGGTGGAAAGGGTGTGCCCGTGTATAAAGACTACGCCATTTCGATGCGCGAAGGAACCGAGAAGAAAGTGAATCTCTATGTCGCAATAGGAACCGAACCGCGAAGGTGGAAGACTTCGTACCAGGATGCAATCTTGAACGGCGTCGAAATCTTTAAAATCAGCGACTTCAACGGCAATCTTGCCGTCAACCCCGCTCCACTTCCGCCGGACCCTCCAACTATTCCGCCACCAGGACAGTCGCAGAATTCGAAAGGgaatagaacaaaaataatttctgtcGCCACTGATGGTGTCGCCGGATTTATTGTTCTCTCGTGTTAG